A genomic stretch from Marinitoga sp. 38H-ov includes:
- a CDS encoding ABC transporter ATP-binding protein: MIKVENLVKIYENKKKALDNINFEINKGEIIGLVGRNGAGKTTLMKCMLGLLKFQNGNIYIKGYNIKDSFEKINKKIGFLLRPAFYDHLNAYENLKIVNILLGKKNNKIIDEVLNFVGLYDVRYKKVRSYSFGMKQRLGIARTLIVEPEILILDEPLVGLDPVGAIEMKNKIRQFAKEEGKTVLFSSHLLNDVEELCDKVVMLENGKIIANDTLENIKNRKKYILKIKGKVNLDIGSDVKVFYKNDRTYVIIQNKKDIDKILYNIYKNNYKIEDIEVESFKLSKLFEGVENYE, from the coding sequence ATGATTAAAGTTGAAAATCTTGTAAAGATTTATGAAAATAAGAAGAAAGCACTGGATAATATAAATTTTGAAATAAATAAAGGAGAGATTATAGGACTTGTTGGTAGGAATGGAGCTGGAAAAACAACTTTGATGAAATGTATGTTGGGATTGTTAAAATTTCAAAATGGTAATATATATATTAAAGGATACAATATAAAGGATTCTTTTGAAAAGATTAATAAAAAAATAGGCTTTTTATTGAGACCAGCATTTTATGATCATTTAAACGCATATGAAAATCTAAAGATTGTTAATATCTTATTGGGTAAAAAAAATAATAAGATTATAGATGAAGTTTTGAATTTTGTTGGATTATATGATGTAAGATATAAAAAAGTGAGATCATATTCTTTTGGTATGAAGCAAAGACTTGGAATTGCAAGAACGCTTATAGTTGAACCAGAAATTTTGATTCTTGATGAACCGCTTGTGGGATTAGATCCTGTTGGAGCAATAGAAATGAAAAATAAAATAAGACAATTTGCCAAGGAAGAAGGAAAAACAGTTTTATTTTCCTCACATTTATTAAACGATGTTGAAGAATTGTGTGATAAGGTTGTTATGCTTGAAAACGGAAAAATTATAGCGAATGATACTTTAGAAAATATAAAAAATAGAAAAAAATATATTTTAAAAATAAAAGGTAAAGTTAATTTGGATATTGGTTCAGATGTGAAAGTTTTTTATAAAAACGATAGAACATATGTAATAATCCAGAATAAAAAGGATATTGATAAAATACTATATAATATTTATAAAAATAATTATAAGATTGAGGATATAGAGGTAGAATCATTTAAATTATCAAAACTATTTGAAGGAGTTGAAAATTATGAATAA